One region of Candidatus Poribacteria bacterium genomic DNA includes:
- a CDS encoding Gfo/Idh/MocA family oxidoreductase: MSKQKLNFAFIGCGGNARGHGRSVSSVEGVEIVALADPSEASLEAFKETVGLDESLPTYTDHVEMLDAVKPDAVVISSPHGLHFQHIMDALDRGCHVHTEKPMVCTVDHAKQVITKVEETGLHLMIGYQRHLSPTYQYCRQVVQSGELGGENWYRNQQGKWRQDPFLGGGGQLNDSGSHLIDILLWVLEASPDTVFAMIDNLDIEVDVLTAMSIKFDTGALCNISIVGHAYGGVREAFSLWLEEGALHLREGQLYRQERDGTSELVDTSEMPEQANKDVAFIELIRGERTENPIGVENGLRVIQLTEAAWQSAELGTPVKVDLS, translated from the coding sequence ATGTCAAAACAGAAATTAAACTTTGCATTCATCGGATGTGGTGGCAACGCACGTGGGCACGGACGCAGTGTCTCAAGTGTTGAAGGTGTAGAGATTGTCGCCCTCGCAGATCCAAGTGAAGCGTCGCTTGAGGCATTCAAAGAGACTGTCGGTTTGGACGAGTCGCTTCCCACTTACACCGACCACGTTGAGATGTTAGATGCCGTCAAACCGGATGCCGTCGTCATTAGTTCCCCGCACGGTCTCCATTTCCAGCATATCATGGATGCACTTGATAGAGGCTGCCACGTCCATACCGAGAAACCGATGGTTTGCACGGTGGATCATGCCAAGCAGGTGATTACGAAGGTGGAAGAGACCGGTTTACACCTGATGATAGGGTACCAACGGCATTTGAGCCCCACCTATCAATACTGTCGCCAAGTCGTCCAGAGTGGTGAGCTCGGGGGCGAGAATTGGTATCGGAATCAGCAGGGAAAATGGCGACAAGACCCGTTCCTCGGCGGTGGTGGACAACTCAACGACTCAGGAAGCCATCTGATTGATATTCTCCTTTGGGTATTGGAAGCGAGTCCCGACACTGTCTTCGCAATGATAGATAACTTGGATATTGAGGTGGACGTGCTCACGGCGATGTCCATTAAATTTGATACTGGCGCATTGTGCAATATCAGCATTGTCGGACATGCGTATGGCGGCGTTCGAGAAGCTTTTTCCCTCTGGTTGGAGGAGGGCGCGCTCCATCTCCGAGAGGGGCAACTCTATCGTCAAGAAAGGGATGGCACATCAGAACTCGTTGATACATCTGAAATGCCAGAACAAGCTAACAAAGATGTCGCCTTTATTGAACTCATCCGGGGTGAACGCACAGAGAACCCGATCGGTGTTGAGAATGGTTTGCGGGTCATCCAATTGACCGAAGCCGCATGGCAATCCGCTGAACTCGGCACACCCGTCAAGGTCGATCTGAGTTAA
- a CDS encoding phytanoyl-CoA dioxygenase family protein gives MSDIGKFFHENGYYFAKGVYSSEEITAMENDFDRVVDQLLKSDENVNARWGGRLMDALDGGESVIIHTHNIQSFSGVWMQAFLQEKFLDVTEAILGPNIMLHHSKLFCKPPEQGAPFPMHQDWQYFPSVKDTMMAAMIYVSEATDEMGCVRVYPGSHKELGRTDGMMGSGANAEVTEQYPIENATILEAEPGDVLFFSYFTLHGSMPNRSNQTRKSVLVQMLAGDDEIESENRHTNVKLVLRGWNHLATRSSVGRII, from the coding sequence ATGTCAGATATCGGAAAATTCTTTCACGAAAACGGATACTACTTCGCCAAAGGTGTCTATTCGTCTGAAGAAATCACTGCGATGGAAAACGACTTCGATCGGGTCGTCGATCAACTCCTCAAAAGTGATGAGAACGTCAATGCACGCTGGGGTGGCAGATTGATGGATGCGCTTGATGGTGGTGAATCTGTGATCATCCATACCCACAATATTCAAAGTTTCTCTGGGGTCTGGATGCAGGCATTCTTGCAAGAGAAGTTTCTTGATGTGACCGAAGCCATCCTCGGACCGAATATTATGCTCCACCATTCCAAACTCTTTTGCAAACCACCGGAACAAGGGGCTCCTTTCCCGATGCACCAAGATTGGCAGTACTTCCCCTCCGTCAAAGACACCATGATGGCTGCTATGATCTACGTCTCAGAAGCCACTGATGAAATGGGGTGTGTCCGCGTCTATCCGGGTTCTCACAAGGAATTGGGGCGCACCGATGGCATGATGGGGAGCGGTGCGAATGCTGAGGTAACCGAGCAATATCCGATTGAGAATGCAACCATATTAGAAGCGGAACCAGGAGACGTGCTTTTCTTTAGTTACTTTACCTTACACGGCTCGATGCCGAACCGCTCAAACCAAACGCGAAAGAGTGTTCTCGTTCAAATGCTTGCCGGCGATGATGAAATCGAATCCGAAAACCGCCACACCAATGTCAAATTGGTGCTTCGTGGTTGGAACCATCTCGCAACCCGCTCTTCGGTTGGAAGAATCATATAA
- a CDS encoding Gfo/Idh/MocA family oxidoreductase, with translation MIRVAKISMAHVHAGGYARKINENPETELVAVWDEEEYGGRAAAEQYEVPFYTDLDEVLSRDDVDAVAVDAITSDHPRVMIAAAEAGKHIFTEKALAITVAECDPIIEAVEKAGVKFMISLPSRANPEILFAKKAIDDGLIGDITFGRGRIAHSAALDSWFSGTSAWFADPERAGGGALFDLGCHRVDVIRWLMGEPKSAIAKINNFTGNFPIDDNSVSVVEFANKALGVIDVAWTHRSGPNLLEIYGTEGSFAAGHGEMHFETRKLSDEEKAEYIANAPAAPPEPIQQWINAILRDEPMTITIQDGRNLTELMQAFYISSEQGQSIDFPL, from the coding sequence ATGATTAGAGTCGCAAAGATTAGTATGGCGCATGTCCACGCCGGTGGTTATGCCCGAAAAATTAACGAAAACCCTGAAACCGAACTCGTTGCCGTCTGGGACGAAGAGGAATACGGTGGAAGAGCAGCAGCAGAACAATACGAAGTCCCGTTCTACACCGACCTTGATGAAGTCCTCAGCCGTGACGACGTAGATGCAGTCGCCGTTGACGCGATTACGTCCGACCATCCGCGTGTGATGATTGCCGCCGCTGAAGCCGGAAAACATATCTTTACAGAGAAAGCACTCGCAATTACCGTCGCAGAGTGCGATCCGATTATCGAAGCCGTCGAGAAAGCGGGTGTGAAGTTCATGATTTCGTTGCCTTCGCGGGCGAACCCTGAAATCCTGTTTGCGAAAAAGGCGATTGATGACGGACTGATTGGTGATATAACGTTCGGTAGGGGACGGATTGCGCATTCCGCCGCACTGGATAGTTGGTTTAGCGGAACGAGCGCGTGGTTTGCAGATCCAGAACGCGCAGGCGGCGGTGCCCTCTTTGACTTAGGGTGTCACCGTGTTGATGTTATCCGGTGGTTGATGGGGGAACCGAAGAGTGCTATCGCTAAGATTAACAACTTCACTGGCAATTTTCCGATTGATGACAACAGTGTTTCAGTCGTTGAGTTCGCAAACAAAGCACTCGGTGTGATTGATGTTGCGTGGACGCACCGTTCCGGTCCGAATCTGCTGGAAATCTACGGCACGGAAGGTTCGTTTGCCGCAGGACACGGCGAGATGCATTTTGAAACCCGTAAGCTTTCTGATGAGGAGAAGGCAGAATACATCGCCAACGCACCCGCGGCACCACCTGAACCGATCCAACAGTGGATTAACGCGATTCTTCGCGATGAACCAATGACGATTACCATCCAAGATGGACGGAACCTCACAGAGTTGATGCAAGCGTTCTATATCTCCTCTGAACAGGGACAGTCAATTGATTTTCCGCTATAG
- a CDS encoding ABC transporter ATP-binding protein yields MRANHGREEVLDVQNLSKSFDKKPILTELTFQVAAGECLVLLGKNGSGKTLLLNILATLVEPTSGTVSIDGVNAFENLKQVRPSIGYIPVAFEGYPELSVVNYLNFFAAAYKLEKRERVGAIDAVLELMDIQHLRAVKIGILSTGERHRLLFAKTFLHEPYLWLLDEPLAPLDPGGQVEMTELLNELQAMDKTVVIATNRLEDVRRLCGSDLHVENRVGILDNGQFAVFNTFSRLQKEVTENDSIEGPTLSWLNGLFA; encoded by the coding sequence ATGAGAGCGAATCATGGGAGAGAGGAAGTGTTGGATGTCCAAAATCTGTCCAAATCCTTTGACAAAAAACCCATTTTGACGGAACTCACGTTTCAGGTGGCAGCCGGAGAGTGCCTCGTCCTACTCGGTAAGAATGGTTCAGGTAAAACGCTCTTACTTAATATATTGGCGACCTTAGTCGAACCGACATCGGGGACTGTCTCTATTGATGGCGTTAATGCATTTGAGAACCTGAAACAGGTGCGTCCAAGCATCGGGTATATCCCCGTCGCCTTTGAAGGGTATCCTGAATTGTCTGTCGTAAATTACCTCAATTTTTTCGCCGCTGCATACAAATTAGAGAAGCGGGAGCGCGTGGGAGCAATCGATGCAGTGCTTGAATTAATGGACATTCAGCACCTCCGTGCGGTCAAAATTGGTATTCTATCAACAGGGGAACGACATCGACTTTTATTCGCCAAAACCTTTCTGCACGAACCGTATTTATGGTTGCTTGATGAGCCCCTTGCACCGCTTGATCCGGGTGGACAGGTCGAGATGACTGAGCTTCTCAATGAACTCCAAGCGATGGACAAAACTGTCGTAATTGCTACCAATCGTCTTGAGGATGTCCGTCGATTGTGTGGTTCTGACTTGCACGTCGAAAATCGCGTCGGAATCTTGGACAACGGCCAATTCGCTGTCTTCAACACATTTAGCAGGTTGCAAAAGGAAGTTACAGAAAATGATAGCATAGAAGGTCCAACCTTAAGTTGGTTGAATGGGCTTTTCGCGTAG